The genomic DNA AGATTTTCTAGCATTACACTTTTGGACCACTTGATAAATACCTACATGAATTGGGTGGTAGGTTATAATTAGCAAATCTCAATGTTCTGGtattgaaatcaattgagCGCGTTTATTCTATTGTTGCATCTCCTGAGACACATGATAAACATGTTTCCTATGAGAAAGCACAGAACGTTGGTAGCTCTATTCCTTGGACTGATAGTGACCTGGTCGTTAGTTAGCACACTAAGAGAACACAAACCGGCGACGTTGAGTCTATCAGATTTAAAGCCAGTAAACAATGGACACAGTGACAACAAGGCCCATGTGACTAAGCTGGTGTCCAGTCCAGAACACAGTGGCAGCCTGGAGAACCCAGATCAGGGGATGGCCCCCAAATTAAGTGATATATCTAAGTCAGATACAAGCATCAAGTCCAAAACAAGCAAGCCAAAAAGCATAGGAGAAAAAGCTTTAAAGGAACCCCAGGATTATAGTAAAGACTCAGAACAATTCGTCGGAGTACCATctgcaccagcaccagctcaAGTTGCACCAGCCCAAGTTCAAGGTGACCAAATTCTTCACCATCCACTCGATGATATTTATGCTGGTATAAGTATCAATCCAGTGAGAGCGGTTCCAACACCGTCCGTAGCTGAGCGACAGTTGCATAACAAATACCAGGCAGTCCGCGATCATTTGATGGAGTTAGAAAATCTGACAATTCACAATACTTTTCACGTCCCACAGTCACAACGTGTGAAGAATAGAATTGAACCCTGTGAAGAGCAGATTCTTATCTTGTCTGCATGTGATGGAATACGCGCTACCGATGAAGATCCTGAGTTTATGTCTTTGATTCTTCAGAACAGAATAGACTACGCTAATTTGCATAATTACTCGCATTATTTCGTGGACACGAGCAAGTTTCAAACGGGCGACAAGGCCAAATTACATCCTGTGTGGTTCAAGATTGCCGCGATCCGTGAGGCCTTTGAGATGAATCCCGCTGCACAATGGGTTTGGTGGCTCGATATGGACGGCCTAATCATGAATCCAAAGATAGACTTGGCGCAGCATCTACTTCATCCTCATGTGCTTGAACAGAGACTAACCTATGATCGACCTATAAATGATGTGGGGGGAATGTTTACTGGTCTGGTTTATAAGTCCAGGGGCCAGGTGAGAGCagctgatattgattttgtgTTTTCTCAAGACTCGCTTGGTGTTAACGCGGGCTCGTTTTTCATTCGGCGATCAAAGTTTTCATCCTTTGTCTTGGATATCTGGGACTCTCCTCAAATGATAGATCTAAACTTCTCTCAACGGGAGCAAGATGTGTTCAACTTTCTACTCACCAAGTACAGGGAGGTCTACGACCATACTGGCTTAGTACCGCAACGTCTATTTAATTCATATCATTCTACAAATACAAAATCTTACGGCAGATATTGGCCGGGGGATTTGGTTGTTCACTTTGCTGGTAAAAGTAGGACATATGAGTATCGTGAATTATGGAACTCGTACTGGGATGTCAGTGGTACATTGAACCCACCTATTTACAACTCTGAGTCTGAGTAATCCCTAAAGACACGCATTTTCTATCAATATTTTTACCGTTCATGATAGTGAGACCCACAATAAATACATACATCAGTAGCACGAAGTATGGCCAAGACAAGCCAGTTTTCTTTAGGCACTGTCTTGATCCGTTTCCTTTGGCACCCTTCACAAGTAACGACATCTTTCGACGTAAGTGGTAATAGAGTAACACTACATCGTCTCCAAGCTACACCATTTTTTGATGTAATTGACTCCAAATTTCCACTGTTTTCACTTTGGAAATCAAAGACTTCCTCGAAGAATCTGCCTGAGATAGCGATTTCTGTGGGTTTACCATCATTGAATAGAGGAGTAGAGTCCCCATCCATAACGTGATTGTAACTTAAAAGAGATACTCGATCAAGCAGACCCAGATTATCATGGTCATCTATGCCGTTGGCATATCTGAGCACAATGGCTGCTAAGAATTGGAGAACCACAGTGGCACTGCCAACTCCCAAATGAAGTAACAGGCGGTGTCGTTCAAGTGAAGGCTTGAACAGTGATCTGTTTAGCATATTTTCCAAAACTAGTCCACGTGAACTGTCTACTGCCGCTGTTTGCCCTGCATATATACTCTCTGGACTCGATTCATCAGTTTGGAGCTGATCGATCAGTTTCTTCATATAATTTTCGCGATCAGATTTAGAAATAAAAGTCTGTAGTGTTAGAATTTCCCACCATGTTGACAAGCTGGATCCGTCTATAATAGATCGGGCTGTAGGAACTATCAATGTCTCCAAACTTTCATTGCCAAGAGGTAAGAATACTATCCTACACGATTGCTGCGAGAGGATAGGATATCGCAGTTTCTCAATTGGAGTGAGGGTGTATGCCAGCGCAATATATGTTCCATGAGGATGAACCACTCCACCGAAACACTCGAAATTCACCAATGCCGTTGTTAAAGAGTCCGTAGTGCGCTTTTTCCGTTTTGAAACAAGAGAACTGATAATGTCACTAACTGATCgagaatcatcaacatctaATGCTTCTTCTAAGACGGTATCGATATTTACAGAAAATGATTCGCCTTTACACGATGTCGTTGTCACTTGAACCACAGTGGGATTCACTCTACTGATCATAAGGACCGTAGGATGAGCGGAAAAGTCAGTGGTGAAACTGAGAATCTTGCTTTTCGTTGTGTTTTCcgaaaatataaatacatcTAGATGCCGAGCTCGTACAACTGCTAAAACATTAGTATGGTGAATATTATCACGATACCAACGATGAATTGATAAATGAAAC from Sugiyamaella lignohabitans strain CBS 10342 chromosome D, complete sequence includes the following:
- the MNN10 gene encoding Mnn10p (Subunit of a Golgi mannosyltransferase complex; complex mediates elongation of the polysaccharide mannan backbone; membrane protein of the mannosyltransferase family; other members of the complex are Anp1p, Mnn9p, Mnn11p, and Hoc1p; GO_component: GO:0005794 - Golgi apparatus [Evidence IEA,IEA]; GO_component: GO:0000136 - alpha-1,6-mannosyltransferase complex [Evidence IDA] [PMID 10037752]; GO_component: GO:0005783 - endoplasmic reticulum [Evidence IEA]; GO_component: GO:0005789 - endoplasmic reticulum membrane [Evidence IEA]; GO_component: GO:0016021 - integral component of membrane [Evidence IEA,IEA]; GO_component: GO:0016020 - membrane [Evidence IEA]; GO_function: GO:0000009 - alpha-1,6-mannosyltransferase activity [Evidence IDA] [PMID 10037752]; GO_function: GO:0016740 - transferase activity [Evidence IEA]; GO_function: GO:0016757 - transferase activity, transferring glycosyl groups [Evidence IEA]; GO_function: GO:0016758 - transferase activity, transferring hexosyl groups [Evidence IEA]; GO_process: GO:0000917 - barrier septum assembly [Evidence IMP] [PMID 16034811]; GO_process: GO:0000032 - cell wall mannoprotein biosynthetic process [Evidence IMP] [PMID 10037752]; GO_process: GO:0006487 - protein N-linked glycosylation [Evidence IMP] [PMID 23210626]; GO_process: GO:0006487 - protein N-linked glycosylation [Evidence IMP] [PMID 8991513]), with the translated sequence MINMFPMRKHRTLVALFLGLIVTWSLVSTLREHKPATLSLSDLKPVNNGHSDNKAHVTKLVSSPEHSGSLENPDQGMAPKLSDISKSDTSIKSKTSKPKSIGEKALKEPQDYSKDSEQFVGVPSAPAPAQVAPAQVQGDQILHHPLDDIYAGISINPVRAVPTPSVAERQLHNKYQAVRDHLMELENLTIHNTFHVPQSQRVKNRIEPCEEQILILSACDGIRATDEDPEFMSLILQNRIDYANLHNYSHYFVDTSKFQTGDKAKLHPVWFKIAAIREAFEMNPAAQWVWWLDMDGLIMNPKIDLAQHLLHPHVLEQRLTYDRPINDVGGMFTGLVYKSRGQVRAADIDFVFSQDSLGVNAGSFFIRRSKFSSFVLDIWDSPQMIDLNFSQREQDVFNFLLTKYREVYDHTGLVPQRLFNSYHSTNTKSYGRYWPGDLVVHFAGKSRTYEYRELWNSYWDVSGTLNPPIYNSESE